The Oncorhynchus masou masou isolate Uvic2021 chromosome 6, UVic_Omas_1.1, whole genome shotgun sequence genome has a window encoding:
- the zgc:77375 gene encoding LOW QUALITY PROTEIN: haloacid dehalogenase-like hydrolase domain-containing 5 (The sequence of the model RefSeq protein was modified relative to this genomic sequence to represent the inferred CDS: substituted 1 base at 1 genomic stop codon): MWNKTKRNFSPGDLVVIVDDTAPRNFWLMGRVVEALPGAKEEEDEVRYRNTTTKGPSSLVTGSSSRSSDRRTPGQGRRFWRIQPGFGLLFDIDGVLVRGKTPIPAAKKAFQKLVDSRGQFLVPVVFVTNAGNCLRQKKADQLSQILGVPISQDQVMLSHSPLRMFTKYHEKCVLVSGQGPVLDIANNLGFQNVVSIDMLREYFPLLDMVDHNRRPKLPSSPIVNLPKVQAVILFGEPIRWETNLQLIIDVLLTNGSLGNAHEMRHSSHLPLLACNMDLMWMAEAQSPRFGHGMFLVCLENIYRKITGQELKYEALMGKPSELTYHFAEYLIREQAAERGWRTPIRTLYAIGDNLMTDIYGANLYNRYLEERVRTRQTAAQVVQATVEGTGGGGSPKALLQDQDMESALESELASPSATSCKSLLVCTGVYNPHSEVPADASHSITKTVFHGHRDFRFDPALMEPGHIVEDVHNAVELICQHENFVSTRHXPVE, translated from the exons ATGTGGAACAAAACTAAGAGAAACTTTAGTCCTGGTGACCTCGTGGTCATCGTCGATGACACCGCCCCAAGGAACTTCTGGCTAATGGGGCGTGTGGTGGAGGCCTTACCAGGGGCCAAAG aagaagaggatgaggttCGTTACAGAAAcaccaccacaaaaggaccaagcagcttggtaacgggcagcagcagcagaagcagcgaTCGCAGGACTCCTGGACAGGGGAGGAGATTCTGGAGG ATCCAGCCAGGGTTCGGTCTGCTGTTTGACATCGATGGGGTGCTGGTCCGGGGGAAGACTCCTATTCCAGCTGCTAAAAAGGCCTTCCAGAAGTTGGTGGACTCCAGAGGACAGTTCTTGGTTCCTGTGGTGTTCGTCACCAACGCTGGAAACTGTCTTCGTCAGAAGAAGGCTGATCAACTGTCTCAAATACTGGGAGTGCCT ATCTCCCAGGACCAGGTGATGCTGTCTCACAGTCCTCTCAGGATGTTCACGAAGTACCATGAGAAATGTGTTCTGGTGTCAGGACAAGGACCTGTACTGGATATCGCTAACAA TCTGGGCTTCCAGAATGTGGTGAGCATCGACATGTTGAGAGAATACTTCCCCCTGCTGGATATGGTGGACCACAACAGACGACCCAAACTACCA TCTTCACCTATTGTGAATCTCCCTAAAGTTCAAG CGGTCATCCTGTTCGGCGAGCCAATCCGATGGGAGACCAACTTGCAGCTGATCATTGATGTGTTGCTGACCAATGGGAGCCTGGGTAACGCCCATGAGATGCGTCACTCCTCCCACCTGCCGCTGCTGGCCTGTAACATGGACCTGATGTGGATGGCCGAGGCCCAGTCTCCACG GTTTGGCCACGGGATGTTCCTTGTGTGTCTGGAGAACATCTACAGGAAGATAACGGGTCAGGAGCTGAAATACGAAGCTCTGATGGGGAAACCTTCTGAACTAACATATCACTTCGCTGAGTACCTCATCAGGGAGCAGGctgcagagagaggctggaggacaCCGATAAGAACACTCTACGCTATCGG AGACAACCTGATGACAGATATCTATGGAGCCAACCTGTATAACCGCTATCTGGAGGAAAGGGTCCGGACCAGGCAGACTGCTGCCCAAGTAGTGCAGGCCACGGTGGAGGGTACAGGGGGCGGAGGGTCCCCTAAAGCCCTTCTCCAGGACCAGGACATGGAGAGTGCCTTGGAGAGCGAGCTGGCCTCCCCCTCCGCCACCTCCTGTAAATCCCTGCTGGTATGTACCGGTGTCTATAACCCCCACAGCGAGGTGCCGGCTGATGCCAGCCACAGCATCACCAAGACTGTGTTCCATGGTCACCGGGACTTCCGCTTCGACCCGGCCCTAATGGAACCAGGACACATCGTAGAGGACGTACACAACGCTGTGGAACTCATCTGTCAACATGAGAACTTTGTCTCTACTAGGCATTGACCTGTAGAATAG